Proteins encoded within one genomic window of Camelina sativa cultivar DH55 chromosome 19, Cs, whole genome shotgun sequence:
- the LOC104767485 gene encoding F-box/kelch-repeat protein At3g13680-like, with amino-acid sequence MTFSDLPGDLAEDICSRVPMKSLSAMRSTCKTLYDLSKNHMLGKAASKQEFRGFIIKDFKVCFMTFDLQGIRDEYSGYVYPSMKEISILGKVEPRRVFHCDGLLLCDTEHESKASKLVVWNPYLGQTWRIQDGDRLFKLDLYALGYDKNRNHKILRFSDYYSRIKPSIPSQIYEFSSNSWRDLSVTPDEHAWFLRGFVSLKGNTYFLAHKGERFLLCFDFTTERFGPRLYLPSSSFYVERVTLSCVREEQVAVLYQRCEIDEWHPMIEIWVTNKIDPSAVSWSKFLNVNITADLTGFPVRFQAGSFFIDEEEKVAVVFDLNAYKRYKRSNYQTAHIIGEDGYIQSVIGDSPDREDCYPIVFSSYVPSLVQLQINRKRKARCY; translated from the coding sequence ATGACTTTTTCCGATCTTCCAGGGGATTTAGCAGAGGATATATGCTCTAGGGTTCCAATGAAATCTCTAAGTGCAATGCGATCCACTTGCAAAACGTTATACGATTTATCCAAAAACCATATGTTAGGTAAAGCAGCAAGTAAGCAAGAGTTTCGAGGGTTCATTATAAAGGATTTTAAGGTATGTTTTATGACGTTCGATCTCCAAGGAATCCGCGATGAATATAGTGGCTACGTTTATCCATCTATGAAGGAAATAAGTATACTTGGTAAAGTCGAGCCAAGGAGAGTCTTTCACTGTGACGGCTTATTATTATGTGATACCGAGCACGAGTCTAAGGCTTCTAAGCTCGTGGTATGGAACCCGTATCTAGGGCAAACTTGGCGCATCCAGGACGGTGACCGTTTGTTCAAGTTAGATTTGTATGCTCTCGGATACGACAAGAAccgtaaccacaaaatcttgaggttttCCGATTACTACAGTAGGATAAAACCAAGTATTCCTAGCCAAATCTACGAGTTTAGTTCTAATTCTTGGAGAGATCTTTCTGTCACTCCCGACGAGCATGCATGGTTTCTTAGAGGCTTCGTGTCTTTGAAAGGAAATACTTATTTTTTGGCTCACAAGGGTGAAcgttttttactctgttttgactttacaacagagagatttggaccgcGTCTTTATCTGCCCTCTAGCTCTTTTTATGTAGAGCGTGTGACTCTATCTTGTGTCAGAGAGGAGCAGGTGGCTGTGTTATACCAGAGGTGTGAGATTGATGAGTGGCATCCGATGATTGAGATTTGGGTTACGAATAAGATTGATCCCAGTGCGGTATCATGGAGCAAGTTTTTGAACGTTAATATCACAGCTGATCTTACTGGTTTTCCGGTTCGGTTTCAAGCTGGAAGCTTTTTCATCGACGAGGAGGAGAAGGTCGCTGTGGTTTTTGATCTTAACGCGTATAAACGGTACAAGAGAAGTAATTACCAAACAGCTCACATCATTGGAGAAGATGGATATATTCAATCTGTGATTGGAGATTCTCCCGATCGCGAAGATTGTTACCCaattgtcttctcttcttatgttccaagtttagtgcaacTTCAAATCAACCGCAAAAGGAAAGCAAGATGTTATTAA